The Thermodesulfobacteriota bacterium region TCTGAACTGGGCAAGGGGCTAGCCGACAAGATATTAGCAAGGATATCCGACGTGGGAGCAATCGACTCCCCGCCAAAATTTGAAGGGAAAAATCTTATAACGGTTATATCCCCGAAGAAAAAAGCTTAAAGGCGGAAAGAACAAATGGCAAAAATTAAGGTTAAGACCAATAGAGGCGCGGCGAAAAGGTTTAAGGTCACTGCTACCGGAAAAATCAAGAGATGGAGCGGCGGGAAAAGCCATCTTAACGTGAAGAAAAGCAGGAAGAGAAAAAGAAGGCTTCTTTCAGGCGATTACATGGAGGGAGAGCAGGCGAGAAGGATTAAAAGGTATATACCCTATCTTTGATCACGATTACCAGCTAGGTTTGGACACGACGATTCAAGACTAGAGGAGAAAACAATGAGAATTAAAAGAGGAGTTGCTTCCAGAAACAGAAGGAGAAGGCTACTCAAACTGGCAAAAGGCTATTGGGGAAGAAGAAGAACAAACCTGAGGAGGGTGAAAGAGACCGTTCTTCGTGCCCTTTCTTATGCCTACAGGGATAGGCGCCAGCGCAAACGCGATTTCAGAAGGCTTTGGATCGTGAGGATCAATGCCGCGGTGAGACCGTACGGTCTTTCCTATAGCCAGTTCATGGGTGCACTTAAGAAATCGGGCATTGAAATTGACCGGAAGAACCTCGCCGACATGGCGGTAAGGGATTCCGAAAGCTTCAAGGCGGTAGTGGAAGCAGCCAAGGCGAATCTGCATTAACCGGTAACCATCCATCCCTACAATACTACACCTTAGTTGTATAGTCGTTCTCGGACTTTTCAATCATGAATTCAATTTGTAGAGACGCATGGCCATGCGTCTCTACCTGTATATACCCAATATCTATATGAGTGCAGTGCAGTCTTCGATATCACTGCACGTCTCCGATATGATAATTCCTAGGGAACGCAGATCTGCGTTCCGTACAAAACTCCCCACTGTTTATTAATCGTAGCTGAGTGTTTCAGCCTCACTATCAATGTTGTCATACCCGAACGCATTTACCGGGTACTCATAGGTTTATTTCTCGAGTATTTGCGTGAAGTCTTCGTGGCTTATTCCAATCTGTCTGAGTAAGCTTTTGAAAGTCCCCAGTGGTATTTCTTTCTTGTTCATCGGCAGGATAACTATCCGGCCAGTTTTACCTTTGAATTTCCCATGTGAACCTTTTTGTGAAATGAGCTTGAAGTCCAATCGGTTTAGTACACGCTCTATTTCTTTAGAAGAATATAACCTAGGCACTTACTTTT contains the following coding sequences:
- the rpmI gene encoding 50S ribosomal protein L35; this translates as MAKIKVKTNRGAAKRFKVTATGKIKRWSGGKSHLNVKKSRKRKRRLLSGDYMEGEQARRIKRYIPYL
- the rplT gene encoding 50S ribosomal protein L20 gives rise to the protein MRIKRGVASRNRRRRLLKLAKGYWGRRRTNLRRVKETVLRALSYAYRDRRQRKRDFRRLWIVRINAAVRPYGLSYSQFMGALKKSGIEIDRKNLADMAVRDSESFKAVVEAAKANLH
- a CDS encoding type II toxin-antitoxin system HicA family toxin; translated protein: MPRLYSSKEIERVLNRLDFKLISQKGSHGKFKGKTGRIVILPMNKKEIPLGTFKSLLRQIGISHEDFTQILEK